Proteins encoded by one window of Pseudomonas tructae:
- a CDS encoding acyl-CoA dehydrogenase family protein translates to MPGLSAVPRAERRNLDDLKGNTENLLPLIAAGAAQRERERQLPYEAVRQIAQAGLYTCRIPEAYGGPGGSVSDVIGLLLRIASVDSNVAQALRPGFGFIEGLLSSTADGAEAERQRWFARYLQGAVLGNAGWEVGGANGAISARIVRDGEHYRASGSKYYSTGSLYADWVSAVALDEHDQPVSFVLPRDRKGLELLDDFDAMGQRLTASGTTRLDDVVVYADEIRTRTVEEGRRTIVTPFLQLFLATVQAGIARNALDDATLFAREHARPIKHSSATRSVDDPYVQLSVGDIAARAFTAAAVGAWQLTGTPPPTSGLF, encoded by the coding sequence ATGCCTGGTTTATCCGCAGTACCGCGCGCTGAACGGCGCAACCTTGACGACCTTAAGGGCAATACCGAGAACCTGTTGCCACTGATCGCCGCCGGCGCCGCGCAGCGCGAGCGCGAGCGCCAGTTACCCTATGAAGCCGTGCGCCAGATTGCCCAGGCCGGGCTCTACACCTGCCGCATCCCCGAGGCCTATGGCGGCCCGGGTGGCAGCGTCAGCGATGTGATCGGCCTGCTGTTGCGTATCGCCTCGGTGGACTCCAATGTCGCCCAGGCGCTGCGCCCCGGCTTTGGTTTTATCGAAGGCTTGTTGTCTTCCACTGCCGACGGCGCCGAGGCCGAGCGCCAGCGCTGGTTCGCCCGTTACCTGCAAGGCGCGGTGCTGGGTAATGCCGGCTGGGAAGTGGGCGGCGCCAATGGCGCGATCAGTGCGCGCATCGTGCGTGACGGCGAGCACTATCGCGCCAGCGGCAGCAAGTACTACAGCACCGGTTCCCTCTATGCCGACTGGGTCAGCGCCGTGGCCCTGGATGAACACGACCAGCCGGTGTCGTTCGTGCTGCCGCGTGATCGCAAGGGCCTGGAACTGCTCGATGATTTCGACGCCATGGGCCAGCGCCTGACTGCCAGTGGCACTACGCGCCTGGACGATGTCGTGGTGTACGCCGACGAGATCCGCACCCGCACGGTGGAGGAGGGCAGGCGCACCATCGTCACGCCGTTCTTGCAGCTGTTCCTGGCCACGGTGCAGGCCGGCATCGCCCGCAATGCCCTGGACGATGCCACGCTGTTTGCCCGTGAGCATGCCCGGCCGATCAAGCACAGCAGCGCCACGCGCTCGGTGGATGACCCCTATGTGCAGCTCAGCGTCGGTGACATCGCCGCCCGCGCCTTCACCGCCGCCGCGGTGGGCGCCTGGCAACTGACCGGCACACCGCCGCCAACCTCGGGGCTGTTCTGA
- a CDS encoding sigma-54 interaction domain-containing protein, with product MQLLTLPPSPALATSIRATAQVFEDPKSRALLAHLQRVAPSEASVLIIGETGTGKELVARHIHNLSGRRDKPFVAVNCGAFSESLVEAELFGHEKGAFTGALSSKAGWFEEANGGTLFLDEIGDLPMPIQVKLLRVLQEREVVRLGSRKSIAIDVRVLAATNVQLEKAINAGHFREDLYYRLDVVSLELVPLRERPGDILPLTRHFIQAYSQRLGYGEVRLSSEAEAKLRSYGWPGNIRELENVIHHTLLICRDGVIRQEDLRLSNMRIERADDSPGLDDSAEGLLERAFQKLFEQPAGALHEKVEDALLRAAYRFSHYNQVHTANLLGLSRNVTRTRLIKMGELAVNRRQPAGSTQGERVLNLSI from the coding sequence ATGCAATTGTTGACCCTGCCCCCCTCCCCGGCCCTGGCCACCTCGATCCGCGCCACCGCGCAAGTGTTCGAAGACCCCAAGTCGCGGGCCCTGCTGGCGCACCTGCAGCGGGTTGCGCCGAGTGAAGCCAGCGTGCTGATCATCGGCGAAACCGGCACCGGCAAGGAGCTGGTGGCCCGCCACATTCACAACCTCAGCGGCCGACGCGACAAGCCGTTCGTGGCGGTCAACTGCGGCGCGTTTTCCGAATCATTGGTCGAGGCCGAGCTGTTCGGCCACGAAAAGGGCGCGTTCACCGGCGCCCTGAGTTCCAAGGCCGGCTGGTTTGAAGAAGCCAATGGCGGCACGCTGTTCCTCGACGAGATCGGCGACTTGCCGATGCCGATCCAGGTCAAACTGTTGCGGGTGTTGCAGGAGCGCGAAGTGGTGCGCCTGGGCTCGCGCAAGAGCATTGCCATCGACGTGCGGGTGCTGGCCGCGACCAACGTGCAGCTGGAAAAAGCCATCAATGCCGGGCACTTTCGCGAAGACCTGTACTACCGCCTCGACGTGGTCAGCCTGGAGCTGGTGCCGCTGCGCGAACGCCCGGGCGACATCCTGCCGTTGACCCGCCACTTCATCCAGGCCTACAGCCAGCGCCTGGGCTATGGTGAGGTCCGCCTCAGCAGCGAGGCCGAAGCCAAGCTGCGCAGTTACGGCTGGCCGGGCAATATCCGCGAGCTGGAAAACGTCATCCACCACACCTTGCTGATCTGCCGCGACGGGGTGATCCGCCAGGAAGACCTGCGCTTGTCGAACATGCGCATCGAGCGCGCCGACGACAGCCCAGGCCTTGATGACTCGGCTGAAGGGCTGCTGGAGCGGGCCTTCCAGAAACTCTTCGAACAGCCGGCGGGTGCCTTGCACGAAAAGGTCGAGGATGCGCTGTTGCGTGCGGCGTATCGCTTCAGCCACTACAACCAGGTGCACACGGCGAACTTGCTCGGCTTGAGCCGCAATGTCACCCGCACCCGGTTGATCAAGATGGGCGAGCTGGCGGTGAATCGCAGGCAGCCTGCCGGGAGTACCCAGGGGGAGCGGGTGTTGAATTTGTCCATCTAG
- a CDS encoding TOBE domain-containing protein: MTIKAINVRNQFKGTVKEIIEGPVVSEIDVQTSAGIVTSVITTRSVHELELRIGSEVIAFVKSTEVSIAKL; encoded by the coding sequence ATGACCATCAAGGCGATCAACGTACGCAATCAGTTCAAAGGCACGGTCAAGGAGATCATCGAAGGCCCGGTGGTGTCGGAAATCGATGTGCAGACCTCGGCTGGTATCGTCACCTCGGTAATCACCACCCGTTCGGTACACGAGCTGGAACTGCGGATCGGCAGCGAAGTGATTGCCTTCGTCAAATCCACCGAGGTGTCGATCGCCAAGCTATGA
- a CDS encoding dipeptide ABC transporter ATP-binding protein: MNAVIQHPAPLIEVSDLQVRFGQAAPVLKGISFSLRQGECLALVGESGSGKSVTSRTLAGLTGAHAQVQASRLAFAGQDLRQFDERAWRRVRGAQIGFVMQDALGALDPLRPVGKEIAEPLQLHTELDAGQRQARVLELLRAVGVPEPELRARQYPWQLSGGLRQRALIASAIACNPRLLIADEPTTALDATVQAQVLSLLESLRGDSTAMLIVSHDLAVVSRLANRVAVMHNGVIVEQGSVEAVLQDPQHPYTQYLLKAGAAVHFRRPQAPALAAVATPVMESSAPLLQVQQLSKAFKGPDGKLRTVVDKVSLQLHKGRTLGIVGESGSGKTTLTRMILGLETPDSGEIQINGRPWLQLNDQDKRQLRRSIQVVFQDPLSSFDPRYTVQRVLFEALEVAGHARAQWRQQAVELLHLVRLDEALLERRPIELSGGQRQRIAIARALAAQPQILVCDEPVSALDVSVQAQILELLDDLKQRLGLACLFISHDLGVINHVSDQVLVMKDGVAVESGAVREVFDRPQHPYTRALLDAIPQLESGRRVSFEFLRLAI, translated from the coding sequence ATGAACGCTGTTATCCAACACCCCGCGCCGCTGATCGAGGTCAGCGACCTGCAGGTGCGCTTCGGCCAGGCCGCGCCGGTGCTCAAGGGCATCAGCTTCAGCCTGCGCCAGGGCGAATGCCTGGCGCTGGTGGGCGAGTCCGGGTCGGGCAAGAGTGTCACCTCGCGCACCCTGGCCGGGCTCACCGGTGCCCATGCGCAGGTGCAGGCCAGCCGCCTGGCCTTTGCCGGGCAGGACCTGCGCCAGTTCGACGAGCGCGCCTGGCGCCGGGTGCGCGGCGCGCAGATCGGTTTCGTCATGCAGGACGCCCTCGGCGCGCTCGACCCGCTGCGGCCGGTGGGCAAGGAGATTGCCGAGCCGCTGCAATTGCACACTGAACTGGACGCCGGGCAACGCCAGGCACGTGTGCTGGAACTGCTGCGCGCGGTCGGCGTGCCGGAGCCTGAGCTACGCGCCCGCCAGTATCCCTGGCAGCTCTCCGGTGGCTTGCGCCAGCGCGCCCTGATCGCCTCGGCGATTGCCTGCAACCCGCGTCTGCTGATTGCCGACGAGCCGACCACGGCGCTGGATGCCACGGTGCAGGCCCAGGTGCTGAGCCTGCTCGAGTCGCTGCGCGGCGACAGCACGGCGATGCTGATCGTCAGCCATGACCTGGCGGTGGTCTCGCGTCTGGCCAACCGCGTGGCGGTGATGCACAACGGCGTGATCGTCGAGCAGGGCAGTGTCGAGGCCGTGCTGCAGGACCCGCAGCACCCTTACACCCAGTACCTGCTCAAGGCCGGTGCGGCGGTGCATTTTCGCCGCCCGCAGGCGCCGGCACTGGCGGCGGTTGCTACACCTGTAATGGAAAGCAGTGCACCGCTGTTGCAGGTGCAGCAACTGAGCAAGGCCTTCAAGGGCCCGGACGGCAAGCTGCGCACGGTGGTCGACAAGGTCTCGCTGCAGCTGCACAAGGGCCGCACCTTAGGGATCGTCGGCGAGTCGGGCTCGGGCAAGACCACCTTGACGCGGATGATCCTCGGCCTGGAAACACCCGACAGCGGCGAGATCCAGATCAATGGCCGGCCCTGGTTGCAGCTCAATGACCAGGACAAACGCCAGCTGCGCCGCAGTATCCAGGTAGTGTTCCAGGACCCGCTGAGCTCGTTCGATCCACGCTACACCGTGCAGCGCGTGCTGTTCGAGGCGCTGGAGGTGGCCGGGCATGCGCGCGCGCAGTGGCGCCAGCAGGCGGTCGAGTTGCTGCACCTGGTGCGCCTGGATGAAGCACTGCTGGAGCGGCGCCCGATCGAGCTGTCGGGTGGCCAGCGGCAACGCATCGCCATTGCCCGCGCCCTGGCCGCACAGCCGCAGATCCTGGTGTGCGACGAGCCGGTGTCGGCGCTGGATGTGTCGGTGCAAGCGCAAATCCTCGAGCTGCTCGACGACCTCAAGCAACGCCTGGGCCTGGCCTGCCTGTTCATCTCCCACGACCTGGGGGTGATCAACCATGTCAGTGACCAGGTGCTGGTGATGAAAGACGGCGTGGCGGTGGAAAGCGGCGCCGTGCGCGAGGTCTTCGACCGCCCGCAACACCCCTATACCCGTGCCCTGCTCGACGCCATTCCGCAGCTGGAAAGCGGTCGTCGGGTCAGTTTCGAATTTCTCCGCCTGGCGATCTGA
- a CDS encoding NADP(H)-dependent aldo-keto reductase → MIKRNLGHSDIQVSVLGLGSMTWGHQNSESDAHRQLDAALAAGINLIDSAEMYPTPTHAETWGSTERFIGSWLAKSGRRAEVVLASKIIGPARQPGAGAHIREGRTRHDRGNIVAALDGSLKRLQTDYLDLYQLHWPDRTTNIFGQREYPYVADDRETVSIAQTLQVLAEQVAAGKIRHIGVSNETPWGVAEFLRQAREQNLPRIVSIQNPYSLLNRLYEGGLSEFSQRDNIGLLAYSPLAFGALTGKYLNGALPQGSRLSSVYRTFNRYDSPGAHQAIGAYVALARELGISPAQLALAYVISKPFVSSALTGQTSLAQLADNLGALEVRLDSEALARIEQIHRQIPNPAP, encoded by the coding sequence ATGATCAAACGCAACTTGGGCCACAGCGACATCCAGGTCAGCGTGCTGGGATTGGGCAGCATGACCTGGGGCCACCAAAACAGCGAAAGCGATGCCCACCGTCAGCTCGACGCGGCCCTGGCCGCCGGCATCAACCTGATCGACAGCGCCGAGATGTACCCAACGCCCACCCACGCCGAAACCTGGGGCAGCACCGAGCGCTTTATCGGCAGTTGGCTGGCGAAAAGCGGGCGGCGTGCTGAGGTGGTGCTGGCCAGCAAGATCATCGGCCCGGCTCGCCAGCCGGGGGCCGGGGCGCATATTCGCGAGGGCCGCACCCGCCATGACCGGGGCAATATCGTTGCCGCCCTGGACGGCAGCCTCAAGCGTTTGCAGACCGATTACCTGGACCTCTACCAACTGCACTGGCCGGACCGCACCACCAATATATTCGGCCAGCGTGAATACCCTTATGTCGCCGATGACCGCGAGACCGTGAGCATCGCCCAGACCTTGCAGGTGCTGGCCGAACAGGTGGCCGCCGGCAAGATTCGCCATATCGGCGTGTCCAACGAAACCCCGTGGGGCGTGGCCGAGTTCCTGCGTCAGGCGCGCGAGCAGAACCTGCCGCGCATCGTCAGCATCCAGAATCCCTACAGCCTGCTCAACCGCCTGTACGAGGGCGGCCTGTCGGAGTTCAGCCAGCGCGACAACATCGGCTTGCTGGCCTATTCGCCGCTGGCCTTCGGCGCGCTGACCGGCAAGTACCTCAACGGCGCCTTGCCGCAAGGTTCGCGCTTGTCGTCGGTGTACCGCACCTTCAATCGCTACGACAGCCCCGGCGCCCATCAGGCCATCGGCGCTTATGTGGCACTGGCCCGGGAGCTGGGGATCAGCCCGGCGCAACTGGCCCTGGCCTATGTCATCAGCAAGCCGTTTGTCAGCAGCGCACTGACCGGGCAGACCAGCCTTGCGCAACTGGCCGACAACCTCGGCGCCCTTGAGGTGAGGCTCGACAGCGAGGCCCTGGCGCGCATCGAGCAGATCCACCGGCAGATCCCCAACCCTGCACCCTAA
- a CDS encoding purine-cytosine permease family protein, protein MTQANASRSKPLIERRSIDYIPENERHGRLYSQFTLWLGANLQITAIVTGALAVVLGGDVFWSLIGLLLGQLVGGAVMALHAAQGPKLGLPQMISSRVQFGVYGAAIPIALVCLMYLGFTATGTVLSGQAIGQLLSVSDSTGILIFAGVIVLATVFGYRMIHWIGRLASVLGIIAFVYLFSRIMVISDIGQLLENRHFTWASFLLAVSLSASWQISFGPYVADYSRYLPSNTSSFKTFLAAGLGSVVGAQASMVLGVFAAAIANGQFSGREVAYIVGLGGTGATAALLYFSIAFGKVTISTLNSYGSFMCIATIISGFRGHIEVTRRQRLVFVLAIVGAATLIALLGQHSFLAAFKSFILFLLTFFVPWSAVNLVDYYFITKERYDVPALADPNGRYGRWNLPGILVYTFGVLVQMPFISTKLYTGPMVAHLGGVDVSWIIGLVVPSVLYYCVARRKAADAPAHMILPHTSRS, encoded by the coding sequence AATGAACGACACGGACGCCTCTACAGCCAGTTCACCCTGTGGCTGGGTGCCAACCTGCAAATCACCGCCATCGTCACCGGGGCCCTGGCCGTGGTGCTCGGCGGCGATGTGTTCTGGTCGCTGATCGGCCTGCTGCTGGGGCAACTGGTCGGTGGCGCGGTCATGGCCCTGCATGCCGCCCAAGGGCCCAAGCTGGGCCTGCCGCAGATGATCTCCAGCCGGGTGCAGTTCGGGGTCTATGGCGCGGCCATCCCGATTGCCCTGGTGTGCCTGATGTACCTGGGCTTTACCGCCACCGGCACGGTGCTCTCGGGCCAGGCCATCGGCCAGTTGCTGAGCGTCAGCGACAGCACCGGGATTCTGATCTTCGCCGGCGTCATTGTCCTTGCCACGGTGTTCGGCTACCGCATGATCCACTGGATCGGCCGGCTTGCCAGCGTGCTGGGGATTATCGCCTTCGTCTACCTGTTCAGCCGCATCATGGTCATCAGCGACATCGGCCAGCTTCTGGAAAACCGCCACTTCACCTGGGCCTCGTTCCTGCTGGCGGTGTCGTTGTCGGCGTCCTGGCAGATCTCGTTCGGCCCCTATGTAGCGGACTACTCGCGCTACCTGCCAAGCAATACCTCATCGTTCAAGACCTTCCTCGCCGCAGGCCTGGGCTCGGTGGTCGGCGCCCAGGCGTCGATGGTCCTCGGGGTGTTTGCCGCAGCGATTGCCAACGGCCAGTTTTCAGGCCGAGAAGTAGCCTATATCGTCGGCCTGGGCGGTACCGGTGCCACGGCCGCGCTGCTGTATTTCAGCATTGCCTTCGGCAAGGTGACCATCTCCACCCTCAACTCCTACGGTAGCTTCATGTGCATCGCCACCATCATCAGTGGCTTTCGCGGGCACATCGAAGTGACCCGGCGCCAGCGGCTGGTCTTCGTCCTCGCCATCGTCGGCGCCGCGACCCTGATCGCCCTGCTCGGCCAGCATTCGTTCCTGGCCGCGTTCAAGTCGTTCATCCTGTTCCTGCTGACCTTCTTCGTGCCCTGGAGCGCGGTCAACCTGGTGGATTACTACTTCATCACCAAGGAGCGCTACGACGTACCGGCCCTGGCCGACCCCAACGGCCGCTACGGGCGCTGGAACCTGCCCGGGATTCTGGTCTACACCTTTGGCGTACTGGTGCAGATGCCGTTCATTTCCACCAAACTCTACACCGGGCCCATGGTTGCTCACCTGGGCGGTGTCGATGTGTCGTGGATCATCGGCCTGGTGGTGCCTAGCGTGCTGTACTACTGCGTGGCGCGGCGCAAGGCAGCCGATGCGCCGGCGCACATGATCCTGCCGCACACCAGTCGTTCCTGA
- a CDS encoding acyl-CoA dehydrogenase family protein gives MSAPLHSIPLTPWQIARELTTEFARTAVERDRQGGTPKAERDAIRSSGLLALSIPRDFGGLGGSWAQTFEVVREFARVDSSLAHVFGFHHLMLATVRLFATPAQWQPWFELTARKRWFWGNALNPLDTRTVVKDRGGFREFSGKKSFCSGASDSQMLIASAVDESAGGKLLIAAIPSARSGITLHNDWHNMGQRQTDSGSVTFERVRVEESDLLLDPGPLSTPFACLRPLIAQLHFANIFLGIAEGAFEEARHYAQHESRPWFKSAAQQSSADPYVLNHFGDFWVRLQGARLLVEQAAVELDQAWAKGAALSAEQRGRLAVTIATAKVAASRDGLEICSKVFEVTGARATQASVGLDRHWRNLRTQSLHDPLDYKLHELGEWALRGQLPTPTFYS, from the coding sequence GTGAGCGCACCATTGCACAGCATCCCCTTGACCCCCTGGCAAATCGCGCGGGAACTGACCACCGAGTTTGCCCGCACGGCGGTCGAACGCGACCGTCAGGGCGGCACTCCCAAGGCCGAACGCGATGCCATCCGCAGCAGCGGCCTGCTGGCCTTGAGCATCCCTCGCGACTTTGGCGGGCTGGGCGGCAGTTGGGCGCAAACCTTTGAAGTGGTGCGCGAATTTGCCCGGGTCGACAGCTCGCTGGCCCACGTGTTCGGCTTTCATCACCTGATGCTCGCCACCGTGCGCCTGTTCGCCACCCCGGCGCAGTGGCAACCCTGGTTCGAACTGACCGCGCGCAAGCGCTGGTTCTGGGGCAATGCCCTCAACCCTCTGGACACTCGCACGGTGGTCAAGGACCGCGGCGGCTTTCGCGAGTTTTCCGGGAAGAAAAGCTTCTGCTCCGGCGCCAGCGATTCGCAAATGCTCATCGCCTCGGCGGTGGATGAGAGCGCCGGCGGCAAGCTGTTGATCGCCGCCATTCCCAGCGCCCGCAGCGGCATTACCCTGCATAACGACTGGCACAACATGGGCCAGCGCCAGACCGACAGCGGCAGCGTCACCTTCGAGCGGGTACGGGTGGAGGAAAGCGACCTGCTGCTCGACCCCGGCCCCTTGAGCACGCCATTCGCCTGTCTGCGCCCGCTGATCGCCCAACTGCACTTCGCCAACATCTTCCTCGGCATTGCCGAAGGCGCCTTTGAAGAAGCCCGCCACTATGCCCAGCACGAGTCGCGGCCGTGGTTCAAGTCAGCGGCCCAACAGAGCAGCGCCGACCCCTACGTGCTCAACCATTTCGGCGACTTCTGGGTGCGCCTGCAGGGTGCGCGCCTGCTGGTCGAGCAGGCCGCCGTCGAGCTGGACCAGGCCTGGGCCAAAGGCGCAGCGCTGAGCGCCGAACAACGCGGGCGCCTGGCCGTGACCATCGCCACCGCCAAGGTCGCCGCCAGCCGCGATGGCCTGGAAATCTGCAGCAAGGTGTTTGAAGTCACCGGCGCCCGCGCCACCCAGGCCTCGGTGGGCCTGGACCGCCACTGGCGCAATTTGCGTACCCAGAGCCTGCACGACCCGCTCGACTACAAGCTGCACGAACTCGGTGAATGGGCCCTGCGCGGGCAATTGCCGACCCCGACCTTCTACTCATAG
- a CDS encoding ABC transporter permease — protein sequence MAPINSTTAVLPASGLIQAQARFASRRQLALRPGLLLAALFVVFLLLAALQPGWLVSADPLEASARQAFQAPSSLHWLGTDENGRDILARLVYAVRPSLLLGLSATAVGLLLGTVLGLAAGLGPRLLDGAVMRLVDVLLAFPDLLLALVIITFFGQGAVNTIIAVGVASVPRYARLVRAQTLVVRNAGYVEAATTLGLARRQVIWRHVLPNAIKPILILATIGIGSTIVAGAALSFLGFGAPPPAPEWGGMLAMGRNYLANAWWLVAWPALAITLTVVSITAIGRELLRRNEGKRL from the coding sequence ATGGCGCCGATCAATTCAACCACCGCCGTGCTGCCTGCCAGTGGCCTGATCCAGGCCCAGGCGCGCTTTGCCAGCCGCCGGCAACTGGCCTTGCGTCCGGGGCTGCTGCTGGCGGCGTTGTTCGTCGTGTTTTTGCTGCTGGCGGCGCTGCAACCGGGCTGGCTGGTGTCTGCCGACCCGCTCGAGGCCAGCGCCCGCCAGGCCTTCCAGGCGCCCAGCAGCCTGCATTGGCTGGGCACTGACGAGAACGGCCGCGACATCCTTGCACGGCTGGTCTACGCGGTACGCCCATCGCTGCTGCTGGGCCTGAGCGCCACCGCCGTGGGGCTGCTGCTGGGCACCGTCCTGGGGCTGGCGGCCGGGCTCGGCCCACGGCTGCTGGACGGCGCAGTGATGCGCCTGGTCGATGTGCTGCTGGCGTTTCCCGACCTGCTGCTGGCGCTGGTGATCATCACCTTCTTCGGCCAGGGCGCCGTCAACACCATCATCGCCGTCGGCGTTGCCAGCGTGCCGCGCTATGCGCGCCTGGTGCGCGCGCAAACCCTGGTGGTGCGCAACGCAGGCTACGTCGAGGCGGCCACCACCCTCGGCCTGGCACGGCGCCAGGTGATCTGGCGGCATGTGCTGCCCAATGCGATCAAGCCGATTTTGATTCTCGCCACCATCGGCATCGGCAGCACCATCGTCGCCGGCGCGGCCCTGAGCTTTCTGGGCTTTGGCGCACCACCGCCAGCGCCGGAGTGGGGCGGCATGCTCGCTATGGGCCGCAACTACCTGGCCAACGCCTGGTGGCTGGTGGCCTGGCCGGCGCTGGCGATCACCCTCACCGTGGTCTCGATCACCGCCATCGGCCGCGAACTGCTGCGCCGCAACGAAGGTAAACGCCTATGA
- a CDS encoding MFS transporter, producing MIIGCALLMELIDATVVMTALPQMALEFGAPSVRMNLVVSLYMLAAALAVPVSGWAADRYGPRRLFVLAIVLFTLSSLACALAGSLLQLCLARLCQGAAGAMMVPVGLMILLRWSPREQLLRNMSYLTIPPLLGPMLGPPLGGLLVTLLSWQWIFLVNLPIGVLGVYLVLRHIPDYPGDSQQRLDLRGLLLASVALASLVFGFEALGHGLLARRWVLLLLLLGLLAAVLYVRHARRCAQPLLDFAPLRVRSFALSFWGGNLFRLGTAAQPFLMVLLFQLCFGLSPLHAGLLTFTGGVGAFVVKLLAVRILRRFGFRRTLSCNALFTGLSLGACASFNLDTPYWLVVLILFVSGLIRSLQFSAMGGLTYADVPAQLHSRASSLSAATVQLTMSLSVGVAASLLSLLMSIKGESQVAVADIALVIGVGALACMASALVFRRLAPDAGAQTYL from the coding sequence ATGATCATCGGCTGCGCGCTGTTGATGGAGCTGATCGACGCCACGGTGGTGATGACCGCCTTGCCGCAGATGGCCTTGGAGTTCGGCGCACCGAGCGTGCGCATGAACCTGGTGGTGTCGTTGTACATGCTCGCGGCGGCGTTGGCGGTGCCGGTCAGCGGCTGGGCGGCGGACCGCTACGGGCCACGGCGGTTGTTTGTTCTGGCCATTGTGCTGTTCACTCTGTCGTCGCTGGCCTGCGCCCTGGCCGGCTCCTTGCTGCAGCTGTGCCTGGCGCGCCTGTGCCAGGGTGCGGCGGGGGCGATGATGGTGCCGGTGGGGTTGATGATCCTGCTGCGCTGGTCGCCGCGCGAGCAGCTGCTGCGTAACATGTCCTACCTGACCATCCCGCCGCTGCTGGGGCCGATGCTCGGGCCGCCGCTGGGCGGGTTGCTGGTGACGCTGTTGTCGTGGCAATGGATCTTTCTGGTCAACCTGCCCATCGGCGTACTCGGGGTTTACCTGGTGCTGCGGCACATTCCCGATTATCCCGGCGACAGCCAGCAACGCCTGGACCTGCGCGGCTTGCTGCTGGCCAGTGTGGCCTTGGCATCACTGGTGTTCGGCTTCGAGGCGCTGGGCCATGGTTTGCTGGCGCGACGTTGGGTGTTGCTGTTGCTGCTGCTTGGGTTGCTGGCGGCAGTGCTGTATGTGCGCCATGCCCGCCGCTGCGCCCAGCCGCTGCTGGACTTTGCGCCCTTGCGCGTGCGTAGCTTTGCCTTGAGTTTCTGGGGCGGCAACCTGTTCCGCCTGGGTACGGCGGCGCAGCCGTTCCTGATGGTCCTGCTGTTTCAACTGTGCTTTGGCCTGAGCCCCTTGCATGCAGGGTTACTGACCTTTACCGGTGGCGTTGGCGCTTTTGTGGTCAAGCTGCTGGCGGTGCGTATCCTGCGCCGCTTCGGCTTTCGCCGCACGCTCAGTTGCAATGCGCTGTTTACCGGATTGAGCCTGGGCGCCTGCGCCAGTTTCAACCTCGACACGCCGTACTGGCTGGTGGTGTTGATCCTGTTCGTCAGTGGCCTGATCCGCTCGTTGCAGTTCAGCGCCATGGGCGGCCTGACCTATGCCGACGTGCCTGCGCAGCTGCACAGCCGCGCCAGCAGCCTGTCGGCGGCGACGGTGCAGTTGACCATGAGTTTGTCGGTGGGGGTGGCGGCTTCGTTGCTCAGCCTGCTGATGAGCATCAAGGGTGAGTCGCAGGTGGCGGTGGCGGATATCGCCCTGGTGATTGGCGTGGGTGCGCTGGCGTGCATGGCCTCGGCGCTGGTGTTCCGGCGCCTGGCGCCAGATGCCGGCGCACAGACATACCTGTAG